The genomic stretch aatgcgatacccttccaattatacaagtacccccacaatacctgattatgggtagggcttaactagaaacttgtgtattttagtatgggttccctctaaacaagcatcataggggttacgccgaggctgcctccgtatatgggaaatgatgtgaatatgaggtgaatgtacgacccaagccctgtgcagttcccgggttaacagtgggttttcaccgggaggccaagctcatggggagaggtgcctatactagtatatataagtgaacggttaaggttgatgatccgcgtactgagttacgatgattcggggttatcctcgacggatgtaatcaaaagttgtggcacaagagtacaacctctgcagagtgttaaacctattcgaatagccgtgtccgcggttatggacgattggaaaggccatactatttcccgttatcagaatttttgatcttaaaaagaaaggatgaattgaaaggtgattggacttggatcacaaatgatttgtgggaatgacactaatgttcccacttgagttagtctatcaaatgatgagtctttactaaatatttGATGgaataaaacttggctttatgcaaataaacctagagcttagcaccccttactacactaaatatgtatttaccttagtattagtttgcgagtactttaaagtactcatggctttgccctggctattcaaatgccagactttgaagaggagcaacattaTCTGGAtgaggacaacaggacgtctaggaTAACTAGGattgtcttctaacgtcaagcgttgcctgtggaatagatagtccactactactacgcttccgctacttatgtgtgatgttgaacaatctatttgtgtaatattggatcatgtgatccgttgttgtaagacatgtatgtgttgtaataaatgatgactctgaactacttactattatgtctcgcaaaaacaatcttcctgggattacgATGTATaatataataggcatctggacttaaaaatccgggtgttgacagatcgACACGATGGCGGCGTCATCAACACCGTTCCTCTCTTGGGAGCATCGTGTTTGGAGACACGGCTTGGAGGTCTGTTGTTGCGCTCCTCCCGCGATTGCCACTGTTCATGGCTTTTCCTCAGCGGCGCAATGTACGTCGTCGCCGGTGAGTCCAAGACGGTGCCTTTCTCGGGTCTAGCCAAGTCCTaccattcacttgccacctccttttcggcatcaaggGTGGATGGTGCGTCGACAAGGGAAGCCAGTGGGAGTTGTTGTTCTTCGGAGGTGACCGGCGTTGGTCGAGACGCGGCGTTGGTGTTTAGTCTAGGACATGTTTTTTTGCTTTGTAttcgtggtgttggtggtggttgtCTTTGGACTAGCCGGAGTGGAATTTGtgtgccttctataaagataaggcacacTTTGGTGTGCTCTCGAAAAAAATGATTTCCCTCGATCACATCCTAGGGCTCAACCTGCCGAATGACAAGATGCACAATTATTTAGTTATAATGTTAGTTCTACTTTTCGTAGCACATTTCTCCAGTTTGAATGAAATAAATCTCCGTAGACCTATTAATCATGTTAATTGTGCTATTTTCTCAAAGTTGTGATCGATATGTATATTTACAACGGGATGTAGAATCTAAGATACTGTTATGTAGTAACTAGCCCGTGTAGCTCATGCCATGAACGGGTTATCGACTACTGCTCCTGACTAGAATGAATGTAACAACACGAGATTATGGATATGTTGTTTTTACAAGTGGAGTTTTTTCTCGAGCCTACCAAAGAAGGCTAACTTCTAATAAACAGAGCGAGACCTGTTACCGGAGGCTTGAGCCAAAACAGAGTGGAGTATCAAGTTCAAGGTGGATCTATGACACCAcctatatacctcttgtaagccgccggttaGGCTTAATCGTTTCATAAGATTACCCACGACATTTGTAAACACTCTCCGGTATAGTAAAGTTTTGctcgctggcgcccgtggtttaccTCTCTATGTTGGAGAGATcgagttttccacgttaaaatcttgtgtcctgtttttgttttcttgtttgtTATTTATTATTTTCTTATCGCGTTTATAACATATTTgatatattttgatatatttCTCGATGGAAAATGCTTCTATGCTTCAGGAAATACTTCCCCCTAAACTTTGAAGCTAACCGAGAGAATGTAATTTGTCCGACTACTCGCGCTAGTCTGAGTCTCATAACAAAGAGCAGTTTCGTCACTTTGAACTAGTCAATATCTGGCAGTCATGTCCCTAAACAAATGGAGACAATGAGAATGGGCGATGGAGCGTTCGCAGCAGAGAATATAGAAAAACATAGGCCGTCTCTGCTGTTCTGCCTTTTCGACAATGCACTCTTGGCCACCGACTGCACTGCTTTCGGCTCAATCGCCACTCTGCAGGGTTTCTGTTGCTCTCGTCCCTGGCTCTTCAGAGTTGAAGATGATCCGGCCATGTTTATATGGGTCACATCTTGATCGCTTCATTTATACCTCGCATTCGATGCACACAGTCTCCAGATAGAGGGCAGGTAGAGGAATGAAGCAGGTAGTGCCCCCTCGGTCTGCAAGTCCCATACCGCATTTGACAATTAACAAAGCATTTCTCTTGTTATCACCTGATTCCTAACGCCTTCCTATACAAAGAGTGTCGAAAGAAATGAAAGAGAATTTACACTCTTGCCAACACAAAGATACAAATCATGAGTACGAGGCTTCAAGGTTCGGGACAGATCGGCACCTCAATTATTGAAGGTCAACAAATGCAAATGGTTGGAAACTGAAAGATTGCACGCTATTTTTCTTTTTTGATAATCTCTATGCAGTGAACCACACACGATTATTCTTGTACGTACTAACCGTGTGTGATCGTGCTGCATAGCACACGATTTATTCAGCCAAATCATGTGTGGTGCATTGCATACGGTTGAAATTTTTAAACTGTGTGTGATCTCTATCACATCACAAACTGTTTATGTCTCCAATGGTGTGAGATTGCATACATCATACTATTCCTTTCCAGTGTGTTATTTGTGTAGTAGTGACACATTGGAGCATGGGAGGGAGCAAGGTGGAAATAGGTACATTTCTCTTTACTGCTTAACTTCCACTAGAATCATACATGGAGCCCTTTATTATGAGCCTAATAAAAACATAAAAAGGAGAGAAACTTAAGTGACAAGAAATAGTAAAATGAAGAGATTAAAACGCATGTTGGACTCCTGTTCTAGTTTGTCTGAATCCCAAAGTTCAATGGTATCCCCCGCTGCCTGATCCAGACCCGGTCCCTCCACCGCTGCCTGTCCCGCCATTATCGCTACTAcctgcgccaccaccaccgccaactccttCTCCGGTGGCATAGCCTGAACCAGAAGTACCAGAGCTACCGGTCTGTCCACCTCCGGAGCCAGAACCGCTCCCAACACCGACGCTTGGACCTTGAGCGACACCCTTAACAATGCCACCACCGTCGCCACTACCCTGTCCACTGGCGCTGCCTCCAGAAGTTTCGTCGCTGGAGGCCTGCCCAGCTCCAGCTCCTTTGCCACCTCCATTTCCATtgtctccaccgccaccaccggtaCCACTGCCGCCCGCATCAGAGTAGCTGACACCAGCAGCACCAGGAGCCGGTGCTAGCGCTACGCCACTCTCACCACTTCCTTGACCGCCGCCCTCCCCCGACCCTTTTCCGCTAGTTCCATCGGCACCAGCACCTTGGCCTTCACCcccaccattaccattagcattgGCATACCCATTCCCGGTAGGGGCTGATGCCGAACCACTCGCACCAGTGCCGGAACCATAGCCAGACCCAGAACCAGATCCGGCTCCACCCTTTGAACCACCAccggcgccttctcctcctcctccaccagctGCCTGGGCATAGTTATTCTGGCTACCCCCATATGTAAAAGTTCCACCATATCCCGAGGCACCACCTTTTCCACCTCCTGAGCCCCAACCACTCCCGCCATCACTaccacctccgccgcctcccccacctcctcctcctgatgcaCTAGATGAGCTAGCGAGCATCCTCGAAGCATCGGTAAACCCAATGCTCAGGAGGACAATAAAGCCAAGAGCTGCAAGCTTAGTAGCCATTGTGTGTGACTTTGTGAGCTTGGTGGAGTGTGAGATGAGTTGGATGCTGAGGGTTTTGTGGGCTTATATAGCGGCGGAAGCTGTGCATGGCGATATTTGCATGCCGAACTCACGCTTTGGGTCTTGAATTCAGTTGGTGATGCGATAAGTAATAAGGGCAGCATGCAGTCAGTTGACTTGCACCTCAACTAGGTAGCATTAAATGCTTGAACAGATCTCTCCATATCTTAATTCAGTCAACAGTCAACTGTTGAAGGGTCTGAAGTAAGCGTGTGCTTGGCTTGTATCAAAGCCTATTCTAATCAGCTAGAGATTAAATCTCCCCAGAGAGAGATATTGCATTCCCTCTTGTCATAAATACTTATCGCAAATTAACTGAACTTATAAGCTAAAATACATATAAATTTGTTGAAACGTGCGACAAATATTTTGGAGCCGGTGTGTATTTTTCCTTGAGAAGTAGGATGATTCATTGCACGTCTTTCCACATGAAAGAATGTGCCTCATGTACTCGTCCGTATGACCTAGTGATCGATATCACACTGCTGGCTCATGCATGCACATGAAGTCTGGCTCCCATAGATCGATCTAGGTGTATTCCTTGCATTTAGACTCGTAAAGGATGCGCAACGATAAACTGTGTTTCGTCGGTGCAGTTAGACGCGGTTTACCGCTGCTCGTGTAGTATGATAAACAACGAAGCAAAGTGTTGACTTTGCATGCAGCCAGCTAGCGCACTGCTGGAATTTCGTTTGTACCAAAGTGTTGTCAAGTTTACGGATATTACAAATCATCCGATCTGAGCGCCGCATACTCCTCCACCACCGTAATCGCCTCCGCCCGCGAACTATCCACTACCCAACACGCCTCTGTTAGCAATAATCTTACCTATAAAGTGTTAAATTGACTTAGTACTAAGAGGGTTAGTAAGTTTCCTAGTTAGTGCCAACGAGCTAGTACTAGCTCGAGTCCAAGTGGTAGTAGTAAGACGTGCGTTTTCTTTTTTGTTGACCTGTAGTACTTGAGTTAGCTTTGGTAAGTAGTAGTACTAGggatagagatttggtgcacatgggcaccactatcctgtttcttaaaaaaaaataaaaaaactattTTTAagcttcaaaaaattctgaaaataaatctGTATATAGTCAATGTTGTATGCCACAAACTTGTAAAATATCAACTCCGAATACTTTATATTCTGAtctacacaaaaataataaaagtgtAGATCTGAGTAGTAATTTACAAATCTCtcaaaacatatcagattttgttatttttgtctagCACAAAATAAAACGGATTTAGGGTTGAGATTTTCCATGACTGTGAGATGTATCATTGACAGTCCCCAAAattattttctaattttttaGTTATTTGTTAAAATATCCTTTAATTTTTTAAATGGCGAGAGCACTAGAGCTCGGGAGTCAAAAACACTTTTCCTAGTACTAGTCGGTCAGCTTATTTGGTAAGTCTCATTGGTGTCCTATTAGGACTGGTAATAATTTGTTGGTCTAGGTTTCTTTGTCTGTCTGTATATACACTCAAGGTCACTTTGGTCTCCATCAAAGATTTGCGTCGAGCCGTGAGAGGCTAAGAAAATCAAAAGGCGGCTACAAGTTTTTATGTACGTGCGAGTTCTAATCCGTAAGCGAAATGCCGGAATCCAACAATTGTTCAGAGCGAGGTCGAGATTTTGAAGCCAGGAGGTCATCGTCTTTATATATTTTTACATTTTTTCACACCGTACTAGCACCTCGTTGGCAAGCAAGTGGAAACCGGATAGTATATTCTGTTATGTGTGGTAAGCTAGTGTTTCTGGGATAGTTATAGGGAAACAAACATAGCATATTGATCGTGGGAAGGTAAAATATTTTGCTAGCTCACTCAATTGGTTGCGCGCATGTCGACACGTGAGGTGACAGATCCTAACTAGTACTAGATAAGCCATCTTACCTCAGACGATCTGATCTTTAATGATCTAGTACCAACGTTAAAGTGTACTCCATAGCTCTCTTCCGGTTTGGTCAATTTAAGTTCTGACTTGTGAAACGCACATGAGCACACTATAGTTCGTTAACTATCCTACACTATCTTGAGATATTTATGGTAACGCAAATATCTTAGGATATCGATCTAGAGAAAGTACGGTGTTTAGCAAGCACCTACCACGTCCTGGATTGGTTGCATGCATGTGGAGGCGAAATCCTAGCTACTAGCTAAGCCATTGTTATTCACGGGATTCAAACTTTAATGATTTAGTATCGACATTAAAATATACTCCATAACATTGTTTCTAGTTCAATAAACTTAAATATTTACTTGTGAAATACAGACAAGTGTGGTATAGTTTGTTAATTAGACAATGATATATATA from Lolium rigidum isolate FL_2022 chromosome 4, APGP_CSIRO_Lrig_0.1, whole genome shotgun sequence encodes the following:
- the LOC124647923 gene encoding putative glycine-rich cell wall structural protein 1 — its product is MATKLAALGFIVLLSIGFTDASRMLASSSSASGGGGGGGGGGGSDGGSGWGSGGGKGGASGYGGTFTYGGSQNNYAQAAGGGGGEGAGGGSKGGAGSGSGSGYGSGTGASGSASAPTGNGYANANGNGGGEGQGAGADGTSGKGSGEGGGQGSGESGVALAPAPGAAGVSYSDAGGSGTGGGGGDNGNGGGKGAGAGQASSDETSGGSASGQGSGDGGGIVKGVAQGPSVGVGSGSGSGGGQTGSSGTSGSGYATGEGVGGGGGAGSSDNGGTGSGGGTGSGSGSGGYH